In Novosphingobium sp. MMS21-SN21R, a single genomic region encodes these proteins:
- a CDS encoding carotenoid oxygenase family protein — MAHFPQHPGFTSVLRLIRMEGDIRDLEVEGEIPRELDGAFYRVHPDPQFPPRFADDQFFNGDGMVSQFRFHDGKVDFRQRYARTDKWKAENAAGRALFGAYRNHLTDEDSVKGLPRGTANTNVLVHAGKLFAMKEDSPCLIMDPLSLETEGYTDFGGDLPISAFTAHPKIDPDTGNFCGFGYSLAGPLTRECCYFEIDPAGKIVRKAEFLVPYYTMLHDFGIAGDYAVFNVSPWTSDISVLEQNRPHFQYDRELPFYVGVMRRDGDGSDMRWFALEPSICGCHVMNAVQDGTKIHLDLPVSATGSLPFFPNKDGTPYDPQEMITYLSRVTVDLASNEDRIASVTRIGQAPGEFPRIDDRFAGKPYRHGWQITYDFTKPYNGPAGPFAGVINALTHYDLASGTEQSWWCGPDSAFQEPCFVPRSPTGPEGDGWLIALVDNHITNYSDLCIFEALNVAQGPVARVKLPLRLRQGLHGNWAPADRLKAA, encoded by the coding sequence ATGGCACATTTCCCCCAGCACCCCGGCTTCACTTCGGTCCTTCGCCTGATCCGCATGGAAGGCGACATCCGCGATCTCGAGGTCGAAGGCGAAATCCCGCGCGAGCTTGACGGTGCATTCTACCGCGTCCACCCCGACCCGCAGTTTCCGCCCCGGTTTGCCGATGACCAGTTCTTCAACGGTGACGGCATGGTCAGCCAGTTCCGTTTTCACGATGGCAAGGTCGATTTCCGCCAGCGCTATGCGCGCACCGACAAGTGGAAGGCCGAAAACGCCGCCGGGCGCGCCCTGTTCGGCGCCTATCGCAACCACCTGACCGACGAAGACAGCGTCAAGGGCCTGCCCCGCGGCACCGCCAACACCAACGTGCTCGTCCACGCTGGCAAGCTCTTCGCGATGAAGGAAGACAGCCCTTGCCTGATCATGGACCCGCTCAGCCTCGAGACCGAAGGCTACACCGATTTCGGCGGTGACCTGCCGATCAGCGCCTTCACCGCGCACCCCAAGATCGATCCCGACACCGGAAACTTCTGCGGCTTCGGCTATTCACTGGCAGGTCCGCTTACCCGCGAATGCTGCTACTTCGAGATCGATCCTGCGGGCAAGATCGTGCGCAAGGCCGAGTTTCTCGTGCCCTACTACACCATGCTCCACGATTTCGGCATTGCCGGGGACTATGCCGTGTTCAACGTCTCGCCTTGGACGTCGGACATCTCGGTGCTCGAACAGAACCGCCCGCATTTCCAGTATGATCGCGAACTGCCGTTCTACGTCGGTGTGATGCGGCGCGATGGCGATGGCTCGGACATGCGCTGGTTCGCCCTGGAACCGTCAATCTGCGGCTGCCACGTGATGAACGCGGTGCAGGACGGCACGAAGATCCACCTCGACCTGCCCGTCTCGGCCACCGGATCGCTACCATTCTTCCCCAACAAGGACGGCACGCCCTACGATCCGCAGGAAATGATCACCTATCTCAGCCGCGTCACCGTCGATCTTGCCAGCAACGAGGACCGGATCGCGTCCGTCACCCGCATCGGCCAGGCGCCGGGCGAATTCCCCCGCATCGACGACCGCTTTGCCGGCAAGCCCTATCGCCATGGCTGGCAGATCACCTACGATTTCACCAAGCCCTACAACGGCCCGGCAGGTCCGTTTGCAGGCGTGATCAATGCGCTCACGCACTATGATCTTGCGTCTGGCACCGAACAGTCATGGTGGTGCGGCCCCGACAGCGCGTTTCAGGAGCCCTGCTTCGTGCCTCGTTCACCCACTGGTCCCGAAGGCGACGGCTGGCTCATCGCTTTGGTCGACAACCACATCACCAACTATTCGGACTTGTGCATTTTCGAGGCCTTGAACGTTGCACAAGGCCCGGTCGCGCGCGTCAAACTGCCGCTGCGCCTGCGTCAGGGCCTGCACGGCAACTGGGCACCTGCCGACAGGCTCAAGGCTGCCTGA
- a CDS encoding ThuA domain-containing protein, which produces MVKARGIKALALAGAALVALTGTGAMAAPVTDCPLGRAPLSTTSPLGDVLVVPAAKAVVEAASPGLSEAMMKPFGGQALPPGFERIVTPRGVMGMIGKGNAALVAKLDAGLAQVRLTRADVIARCATYDNERPQLPAKVQRPAILVFGKITGFRDAPSVDAAEVALKGIAARHGWGIAFTDKGGVFNAADLAKFDAVVWNNISGDALTLAQRAAFQKWIAKGGGYAGIHGSGGDPQFFWDWYADRLIGARFIGHPGNPQFQEARVVVDDKAHPATHGLPSEWRMTEEWYSFDRSARAKNVRVLATLDEGSYTPGEGFGRKLAMGDHPIAWTRCLGRGRSFYTAIGHRPESYSQPESLKLLDQGIAWAAGLSDEACGK; this is translated from the coding sequence ATGGTGAAGGCCCGGGGGATTAAGGCATTGGCGCTGGCGGGCGCTGCTTTGGTTGCGCTGACGGGAACGGGCGCGATGGCTGCTCCGGTGACCGATTGCCCCCTGGGCCGGGCGCCACTTTCGACGACGTCCCCGCTGGGCGATGTGCTGGTGGTTCCTGCCGCGAAAGCCGTGGTCGAGGCGGCGTCGCCGGGGCTTTCCGAGGCAATGATGAAGCCGTTCGGCGGGCAGGCCTTGCCGCCAGGGTTCGAGCGGATCGTCACGCCCCGCGGGGTCATGGGCATGATCGGCAAGGGCAATGCGGCGCTGGTGGCGAAGCTGGATGCGGGGTTGGCCCAGGTGCGGTTGACGCGCGCCGATGTGATCGCGCGCTGTGCGACCTATGACAACGAGCGCCCGCAACTGCCGGCCAAGGTGCAGCGCCCGGCCATTCTGGTGTTCGGCAAGATCACCGGTTTCCGCGATGCGCCGTCGGTCGATGCGGCGGAAGTGGCGCTGAAAGGCATTGCCGCGCGGCACGGCTGGGGCATCGCGTTCACCGACAAGGGCGGGGTGTTCAACGCTGCCGATCTCGCCAAGTTCGATGCGGTGGTCTGGAACAACATCAGCGGGGATGCGCTGACGCTGGCGCAGCGCGCGGCATTCCAGAAGTGGATTGCCAAGGGTGGCGGCTATGCGGGCATCCATGGATCGGGCGGCGATCCGCAGTTCTTCTGGGACTGGTACGCCGATAGGCTGATCGGCGCGCGGTTCATCGGTCATCCCGGCAATCCGCAGTTTCAGGAAGCGCGGGTCGTGGTGGACGACAAGGCGCATCCTGCGACGCACGGACTGCCCTCCGAATGGCGCATGACCGAGGAATGGTATTCGTTCGACCGCAGCGCGCGGGCGAAGAACGTCCGCGTTCTGGCGACGCTCGACGAGGGCAGTTACACGCCGGGTGAGGGCTTCGGACGCAAGCTGGCGATGGGCGACCATCCGATCGCCTGGACGCGGTGTCTTGGGCGTGGGCGCAGTTTCTATACGGCTATAGGTCACCGGCCAGAGAGCTATTCGCAACCTGAGAGCCTCAAGCTGCTTGATCAGGGGATCGCTTGGGCGGCGGGGCTGTCTGACGAGGCCTGCGGCAAGTAG
- a CDS encoding class I SAM-dependent methyltransferase, protein MGVKAFWEAHVVPRVIKCACASPGIMELRAGVVPRAQGKVFEIGCGGGLNQQFYDPARVTSFAGLDPSGKLLDYARAAAATKGLSADIREGVGEDIPFADESFDTVVCTYTLCSVNDPARVLSELRRVLRRGGQLLFLEHGLSPDTGVAQWQRRIEPVWKPLMGGCHLSRAVTAPVIKAGFQIEHPGHQYMAGMPRWAAWMEWGTGIKPV, encoded by the coding sequence ATGGGTGTGAAGGCTTTTTGGGAAGCGCATGTCGTGCCGCGCGTGATCAAATGCGCGTGCGCGTCGCCCGGCATCATGGAACTGCGCGCGGGCGTCGTGCCGCGCGCGCAAGGCAAGGTGTTCGAGATCGGCTGCGGCGGGGGCCTCAACCAGCAGTTCTACGATCCTGCGCGCGTGACCAGCTTTGCGGGACTGGACCCGTCGGGCAAGCTGCTGGACTATGCGCGTGCAGCGGCGGCGACGAAGGGCTTGAGCGCCGATATCCGCGAGGGCGTGGGCGAGGACATACCCTTTGCCGACGAAAGCTTCGACACGGTGGTCTGCACTTACACGCTGTGTTCGGTGAACGATCCGGCGCGCGTGCTGAGCGAGTTGCGGCGTGTGCTGCGGCGCGGCGGGCAATTGCTGTTTCTGGAGCACGGCTTGAGCCCGGACACCGGCGTGGCGCAGTGGCAGCGCCGGATCGAGCCGGTGTGGAAGCCGCTGATGGGCGGGTGCCACCTCTCGCGCGCGGTGACCGCACCGGTGATAAAGGCGGGGTTCCAGATCGAGCATCCGGGCCACCAGTACATGGCGGGCATGCCGCGCTGGGCGGCGTGGATGGAATGGGGCACAGGGATCAAGCCTGTGTGA